The DNA sequence CGAACGCTCAACCCAAACGCGGTTTGGTCAGTCATAGCCGAAATCCTGCCTTTCCACCAGTGGAGGCTTAGATGCTCGGGCCTTAGCTCAACTGTAACATCAGCGGTGACTCAAACGTTTTTTTTCGAGATACATGCTGGCCAGCACCGAGAAGAGAATAACCAGACCGAAAACCACAAAAGACCACTGGTGGGGAATCCGCATGGCCACCAGTCCGTTGTCGATGGTCATAATGGTCATGGCGCCGAGAAAAATCCCACTCATGCTCCCCATGCCGCCACGCAGTGAAGTTCCTCCTACTACCGCAGCGGCTACAGCCCTCAGTTCCCATCCTTCACCCACCCGAGAAGAAAAGGTTGAAACGCGGGTTAACTGCATACCCGCCGAGCAAGCGCAAAGGATGCCGACCATCACGAAACACATGATTTTGACATAATCCGTATTGATACCCATGGCCCGGGCGGCGTCCCGGTTATCACCGGTAGCGAATATCCAGTTGCCGAAACGCTGCCAGTGTAATAGAACCCCCAGCAGTAAGGCGACTGCTCCGAACCAGATAAATTGGACGGGGAAAAAGCCGGCTATCGACCCGGTCATAAATGAAACAAAAAGAGGGTGGCCGGTAAGATCGATACTTTCCGTCGCCCCACCGGAGAGAAGAAGAGTGAAACCCCTCCAGAACATCATCATGCCCAGGGTGGCGACAAAAGAGGGTATTTGTCCCTTGACCGTGATCAAAGCATTGAGGAGTCCCATAAGGGCGCATATCCCCAATATAATGAGGAAGACGAGAAAGGGATTGATCCCCACCTGCAAAAGCTGGATAAAAATGTAGGAAGCAAACACCAGAAGCGATCCGATGGACAGGTCAAACTCTCCAGCGATCATCAACACTCCCACTGCCAAAAATATGAGGCTGAATTCGGCCCCGAAAGCGAGTAACGAACGAAGGTTGGCCGGCATGAAAAAACGATATTCCGAGTAAAAACCGAACAATATAAACAGAACAATCAGCATGACCAACACGCCGGTAGATTGAGCCCACAGGAATTTTTTTATGAAGTTACTATTCGCGGTCACGCCCTGAGCGCTCCTTTCGCCATCTTGTCAGGTTCAATCCAAATCGACGATAGCACTTTCAATAACCAGTTCATTTAATTTATCCAGCGTGACCTCTGGTTTGGTCACTACTTTCAAGAGCTTACCCCGAGCCATAACTACAAACCGCTCGGCAATGCTATACGCATGGTAGATGTTATGGGAAATGAAAACAACGGAAATGCTCTCCTTCTGCAATTGCTTGATGAACTCAAGAACCTCTCCTACTTCTTTGACTGAAAGAGCCACCGTAGGTTCATCGAGAATCACCAATTTTGCTTTGAAATGTAGAGCTCGGGCAATGGCCACTCCTTGCCGGCCACCGCCAGAAAGGGTTATTACCGGTAAATCCGGAGAGGATATCCGTAACCCCAGGTTGGACAGCGCTTTCATGCTCTCCTCATCCATAATTTTTCGATCGAGCATGCCGAGTTTTTTTACCGGCTCACGGCCCATAAAAACATTACGGGCGATGCTCAGATTGGGCGCCAGCGCCTGGTCCTGATAGACGGTTTCAATGCCCAGTTTCTGAGCTTCTCGGGGGGATTGAATCCGAACTTTTCGCCCTTCAAAGTGGATTTCTCCCTTTTCGGCCTGATGGTATCCGCACAATATCTTGATGAGAGTCGACTTGCCCGCTCCGTTGTCACCCAGCAGTCCAAGCGTCTCTCCCCGCTTGACTTCTAAATCCACTCCCCGTAATGCGTAGACCTGTCCGAACCATTTGTGAATGTTGGTCATCTTGACCAGAAGGTCCGAATTGCCGTTCCCGTCGCTCATCATTTAAACCTCTCTTTTTCTTTCCGGTTGGCCCTCCCGGGCTATCTGAACCTTCTCTCAGTGTAAGAACTTAACAGTACAAAAAGAATGGTAGCCAAACCGATAAACGCCGTTATGCCGAATATCGGCACCCCCATCAGGATCAAGCCATTGTCCAGGATGGGGATGGTGAGGGTTCCCAACACAATGCCTCCCATTGTGCCGATACCGCCCCTGAGAGACAGGGCGCCGACGACACAGGCGGAAATCGCCCGTAACTCAAAACCAATCCCCTGAGTGGCCGCGAAAGATCCCAATCGAACAGTTTGCAGTCCACCGGAAAACCCACAGAGCAAACCGACAATAATAAAACAAATAATTTTTACATGGTCGGTTCTGATTCCCATGGCCCGGGCGGCGTCCCGGTTATCACCGGTAGCGTACACCCAGTTACCGAAGCGGTGAAAATGCAGGACGACTCCCAATATGACAGCAAAAATGACAAACCAAACCGTTTGAATAGGGAAAAAGCCGCCTACTGTTCCATTCAACGCCAATTCGAAAGAGGACCCCCGGTCGATAAAAGCCCCCACGCTCAAGGGCATCATCCGTGACCAGACAAAAAGCACGCCACGCCAGAACATCAGCGTTGCCAGAGTAACGATAAAAGAAGGCATTTTGGTTTTGACCACAATAAAACCATTCAAAAGACCCAGAGCTCCCCCTGTAACAACAGCGATCAATAAAGCCCAGAAAGGAGGGCTTCCCGCCATGAGCAAGCGGGCAAAAATATAAGAGGTGAAGGGAAGCACGGCAGCAACGGAAAGATCGAATTCCCCGGCGATCATCAGTAATCCCACGCCCAGAGTAATGACCCCAAGATCAGGAAAGAGTCTTCCCAGGGCGGCGATATTGCGTTGTCCAATAAAGACGTGATCGCGGGTGAACAAAGAAAAAATGAGGACTAAGGCTATAAAGACAATGAGGGTAGCAGTCGGGCGCCCGAGTAGGAATTTATTCAGAGATTTGGAGTTCATATTCCGGTTTTTGACCTCTTTCCTCAGATAATGCGCCGGGAGGGCTTACCCTCCCGGCGCGAGTGTCTTATCTCACCATGAGCGGAGAAAGCTCTTCAATACGCTCAATCATTTCCACACTGTCGATCAGGAAGCCACCGGTGTCGATGGTGGGCATCAAACTAAAGGCGTTGTAGAGGTACAACATGTATACCGCAAAGTAGCCCTGCAGGTACTGTTGCTGATCGATAGTAGCGGTTATAAATCCTTCCCTGATGCCTGCGAGCGTGGAGGGAGTCGTATCGAAGCCGCCGGCTAAAATTTCATCGGGTCCAAAACCCGCCGCTTTCAGGCTGCTAGTGATCCGATCGGTGGTAATGCCCCCCAACCCGATCAGGAAGTCGGTGTCCGGACGTCCCAGCAGGTACGATGTTTGCCGGGACTCGACGGTAGTCATTTCCAGACCACCGGCATCGATGATTTCATACGAGGTGATCCCGAATGCCTCCATGGCCTGCTTAACGCCCGCCGAGCGTTGGACTCCATAAGCCGCTCCAGGCACCTCAACGGACATAGCGACATGAGCATCGGTCAAGTCTCGGCCCAGAGCCACCGCTTCTTCGAAAAGTCTCCGCCCCACCATATATCCTGCCCGGATTTCATTCTGACCGACATAAGCGAGCCGAACATTGCCAAGCGAGCCCTGTGTGTCGTCATTGTTCATCCCGATCACGGGGATACCGGCCGCCAGAGCATCCGCCACCGGCTGATCCCAGGCCGTATCGTCATTGATCACCAGGGCGATGCCGTCCGGTTGCAGGGCAACCGCTTCTTCAAACCGGCGTAGCTGAAGGGCCAAGTCGCCTCCAGCCAAGTCGA is a window from the Atribacteraceae bacterium genome containing:
- a CDS encoding ABC transporter permease, with the protein product MTANSNFIKKFLWAQSTGVLVMLIVLFILFGFYSEYRFFMPANLRSLLAFGAEFSLIFLAVGVLMIAGEFDLSIGSLLVFASYIFIQLLQVGINPFLVFLIILGICALMGLLNALITVKGQIPSFVATLGMMMFWRGFTLLLSGGATESIDLTGHPLFVSFMTGSIAGFFPVQFIWFGAVALLLGVLLHWQRFGNWIFATGDNRDAARAMGINTDYVKIMCFVMVGILCACSAGMQLTRVSTFSSRVGEGWELRAVAAAVVGGTSLRGGMGSMSGIFLGAMTIMTIDNGLVAMRIPHQWSFVVFGLVILFSVLASMYLEKKRLSHR
- a CDS encoding ATP-binding cassette domain-containing protein produces the protein MMSDGNGNSDLLVKMTNIHKWFGQVYALRGVDLEVKRGETLGLLGDNGAGKSTLIKILCGYHQAEKGEIHFEGRKVRIQSPREAQKLGIETVYQDQALAPNLSIARNVFMGREPVKKLGMLDRKIMDEESMKALSNLGLRISSPDLPVITLSGGGRQGVAIARALHFKAKLVILDEPTVALSVKEVGEVLEFIKQLQKESISVVFISHNIYHAYSIAERFVVMARGKLLKVVTKPEVTLDKLNELVIESAIVDLD
- a CDS encoding ABC transporter permease, with the translated sequence MNSKSLNKFLLGRPTATLIVFIALVLIFSLFTRDHVFIGQRNIAALGRLFPDLGVITLGVGLLMIAGEFDLSVAAVLPFTSYIFARLLMAGSPPFWALLIAVVTGGALGLLNGFIVVKTKMPSFIVTLATLMFWRGVLFVWSRMMPLSVGAFIDRGSSFELALNGTVGGFFPIQTVWFVIFAVILGVVLHFHRFGNWVYATGDNRDAARAMGIRTDHVKIICFIIVGLLCGFSGGLQTVRLGSFAATQGIGFELRAISACVVGALSLRGGIGTMGGIVLGTLTIPILDNGLILMGVPIFGITAFIGLATILFVLLSSYTERRFR
- a CDS encoding substrate-binding domain-containing protein, with translation MRKTVTGIVVIAFVIMVFTGALFAAQDKPAAGMYFRLVTHGGDDPFWAVVQRGAFDAAAQLGAEVDIDLAGGDLALQLRRFEEAVALQPDGIALVINDDTAWDQPVADALAAGIPVIGMNNDDTQGSLGNVRLAYVGQNEIRAGYMVGRRLFEEAVALGRDLTDAHVAMSVEVPGAAYGVQRSAGVKQAMEAFGITSYEIIDAGGLEMTTVESRQTSYLLGRPDTDFLIGLGGITTDRITSSLKAAGFGPDEILAGGFDTTPSTLAGIREGFITATIDQQQYLQGYFAVYMLYLYNAFSLMPTIDTGGFLIDSVEMIERIEELSPLMVR